One genomic window of Candidatus Eremiobacterota bacterium includes the following:
- a CDS encoding NAD(P)/FAD-dependent oxidoreductase: MDQPRRSEVTPEFLQAKWDAIVIGSGLGGMTAAVGLAARGKKVLVLEQHYIPGGYATSFKRKGFTFETSLHCMPGLGEGGMIHRVLSELGVMDKITPIPLKETYAVRTPRGSLSMGADYLEQLKKMFPGESEAIGRVDKMIETLMAELGRVAPLTMLPGPLFTLLCRIAAPTIYRYTGKTLKEFLDEFIRSPFLKQLIAIQWGYYGLPLSRISAILYLLGWGGYLKDGIYYLKGTSQSLSNAFAERLKELGGTVLLRQRAEEITTEHGKVTGVISRTVKHEGTGECHHFRAPVVISNANPFDVHNKMLKGAEVPTALLDKMEKMEKSVSATCVYVGLDCPLSRLTKDEAHSAGFIDNEDIDYGEIFKERMEGKASGFDGYTDHGALDRDLAPPGKTSVVLIRCEFMTAWRGLSREEYLSRKAQATEEILAAMEKRVPGFREHIEVMETGTPLTMERYTSNPDGSFNGFAYTPERVGMINGGIPMQSEVKGLYHSNAWIGAFSGGFYGCILNGYAAVNTILHTADWRH, from the coding sequence ATGGATCAGCCCCGCAGAAGTGAAGTGACGCCGGAGTTCCTCCAGGCGAAATGGGATGCCATTGTCATAGGCTCAGGCCTGGGGGGGATGACGGCCGCCGTGGGCCTCGCCGCCCGCGGCAAGAAGGTGCTTGTGCTGGAGCAGCATTATATCCCCGGCGGCTACGCTACCAGCTTCAAGAGAAAGGGCTTTACCTTCGAGACGAGCCTTCACTGCATGCCGGGCCTCGGTGAAGGGGGGATGATCCACAGGGTCCTCTCCGAGCTGGGCGTGATGGATAAAATCACTCCCATACCGCTGAAAGAGACTTACGCGGTCAGGACACCGCGGGGGAGCCTCTCGATGGGTGCCGATTACCTGGAGCAGCTCAAGAAAATGTTCCCCGGGGAATCGGAAGCCATCGGCAGGGTGGACAAGATGATCGAGACCCTGATGGCCGAGCTCGGCAGGGTCGCCCCGCTCACCATGCTTCCAGGGCCTCTCTTCACCCTCCTCTGCCGGATAGCCGCCCCGACAATATACCGGTACACCGGAAAAACGCTGAAGGAGTTCCTGGACGAATTCATCAGGAGCCCTTTCCTGAAGCAGCTCATTGCGATACAGTGGGGATATTATGGCCTGCCCCTCTCGAGGATCTCGGCCATCCTGTACCTCCTCGGATGGGGAGGCTACCTGAAGGACGGGATATACTACCTGAAGGGCACGTCGCAGTCGCTTTCCAACGCCTTCGCGGAGAGGCTCAAAGAGCTGGGGGGCACGGTCCTGCTGCGGCAGCGCGCAGAGGAGATCACGACGGAGCATGGCAAGGTCACAGGGGTCATCTCCAGGACGGTGAAGCACGAGGGGACCGGCGAGTGCCACCATTTCAGGGCCCCCGTGGTCATCTCCAACGCAAATCCCTTTGATGTCCATAATAAGATGCTGAAGGGAGCAGAGGTCCCGACTGCGCTCCTCGATAAGATGGAAAAAATGGAGAAGTCAGTCTCGGCAACCTGCGTCTATGTAGGTCTTGACTGCCCCCTTTCCCGGCTCACAAAAGATGAGGCCCACTCAGCAGGCTTCATCGATAATGAAGATATTGATTACGGCGAGATCTTCAAGGAGAGGATGGAGGGCAAGGCCTCAGGATTTGACGGCTATACCGACCATGGCGCACTTGACAGAGACCTCGCCCCTCCCGGGAAAACCTCCGTGGTGCTGATCCGGTGCGAGTTCATGACCGCCTGGAGAGGCCTTTCCCGCGAGGAGTATCTCAGCAGAAAGGCGCAGGCCACCGAGGAAATACTTGCCGCAATGGAAAAGCGCGTCCCGGGATTCAGGGAACATATTGAAGTAATGGAGACCGGCACGCCCCTCACCATGGAGCGGTACACCAGCAACCCCGACGGCTCATTCAACGGCTTCGCCTATACCCCGGAGCGGGTGGGGATGATAAACGGAGGGATTCCCATGCAGAGCGAGGTGAAGGGGCTCTACCATTCAAATGCCTGGATCGGCGCCTTTTCAGGCGGATTTTACGGCTGCATCCTTAACGGTTACGCGGCGGTCAATACCATTCTGCATACCGCTGACTGGAGGCATTGA